The sequence CCGCTCGACAAGAATCCGTTGAAAGACCAGCGCGTGCGGGCGGCCCTGTCGATGGCGATCAACCGTGATGCGATCCGCGACCGCGTGATGGAAGGCTTGTCCGAGCCGACCAACAATCTGGTTCCGGCTACGCTGTTCGGCAATAATCCGGCGCTCAAGGTCGTCAAGTACGACCCGGAAGGCGCCAAGAAATTGCTGGCGGCCGCAGGCTATCCCGACGGTTTCGGTATGACTTTGCACACGCCCAACAACCGCTACGTCAACGATGAAAAAATCGCCCAGACGCTGGCGCAGATGTTCTCGCGCATTGGCGTGGCGACCAAGGTCGAAGGACTGCCGATGTCGATTTATTCGTCACGCGGTGCCAAGCAGGAGTACACGATCGGCCTGCTCGGCTGGGGTGCGCAGACCGGCGAAGCCTCGTCACCATTGCGGGCACTGGCCGCTTGCGACAATCCTGCCAAAGGTTTGGGTGGCTTCAACTGGGCCAAGTACTGCAATCCGAAAATGGACGAACTACTGATGAAGGCGCTCAATACGGTCGATGACCCGGCCCGCCTGAAACTGCTGCAGGATGCCACCGCCATCGTCATCAACGACGGCGGCCTGATTCCGATTCACCAGCAAGTGACCACCTGGGCCACCAAAAAAGGCATCGCCTACATCCCGCGTACCGACGAGCGTACCCACGCTTATCAGTTTATTCAGCAATAACCGACGTGCTATCACGCCCGCTACGCGCGGGCGTGATGCTGTCTCCGGATTCAGGTTTCTTCCATGCTCGTATTTATCATTCGCCGACTGCTGCAAAGCCTGGTCGTGCTGCTGGTCATGTCGTTGCTGGTGTTTGTTGGCGTGTACGCGATCGGGAACCCGATCGACATGCTGATCAGCCCCGATGCCGACCAGATGGATCGCATTCGCACCATTGCCGCTTTCGGACTCGACAAGCCGCTGTGGGAACAATATTTTATTTTCGTCAAAAATGCGCTGAGCGGTGACATGGGCAACTCGTTTGCCTTTTCGACGCCGGCACTGACGCTGATTTTTGAACGCATGCCGGCCACGATGGAGCTGGCGGTGTTCGCTATCGTGATGTCGATAGGCCTCGGTATTCCGCTCGGCCTGTGGGCCGGCCTGCGGCCAAACGGTATTGCCGGCAAGTCCATCATGGCGGTCTCCATCCTGGGTTTTTCGCTGCCGACATTCTGGGTCGGCCTGATGCTGATCATGGTGTTTGCGGTGCAGTTGGGCTGGTTGCCATCGAGCGGTCGCGGGGCGACCACCTTGCTGCTCGGCGTGCCGGTCAGCTTCCTGTCGGTCGATGGCCTGCGCCATTTGCTGATGCCGGCATTTAACCTGGCGCTGTTCAATATCGCGCTGGTGATCCGGCTCACGCGGGCCGGTGCACAGGAAGCGCTGCTGCAGGATTACGTCAAGTTCGCCCGCGCCAAGGGCTTGTCGAGCACGCGCATCATCGGCGTGCATGTCCTCAAAAACATCCTGATCCCCATCGTCACCGTCATCGCGCTGCAGTTCGGTTCGATCATCGCGTTTGCCATCGTCACCGAAACGGTGTTTGCCTGGCCGGGCATGGGCAAGCTGATCATCGATTCGATCCGCTTCCTCGACCGTCCCGTGATCGTTGCTTACCTGATGCTGATCGTCGTGATTTTCATCTTCATCAACCTGGTGGTCGACGTGGTGTATTCGCTGCTCGATCCACGAGTGCGCTTGTCCGACACCAAAGGCTGACCATGGAAAACACTCCACCGCAAGTCGCCATCGAGACGCCATTCCGGCGCTTCGTGCGCAATTTTTTCAGCAGTAAAATCGCTGCGGCCGGCTTTATCCTGCTGGCCGTGATTGTCCTTGCCGCGCTGTTTGCGCCATGGTTGTCGCCGCAGGATCCGTATGACCTGTCGCGCCTGGACGTGATGGATTCGCGCATGGCACCGGGTGCCGAGTCATTCAGCGGCAATATGACCTTCCTGCTGGGCACCGACGAGCAGGGCCGCGACATGCTGTCGGCCATCCTGTATGGCGTGCGTATTTCGGTCGCGGTCGGCGTCGCCAGTACCGTCATTGCATTACTGATCGGCCTGACGCTGGGCTTGCTGGCCGGTTACTCGGGTGGTCGCACCGAGGCCTTCATCATGCGCGTGGCCGATATCCAGTTGTCGTTCCCGCCCATCCTGATCGCCCTGATCCTGCTGGCGTTGACCGGACCGGGCGTCGGCAAGATCATCATCGCGCTGGTAGCCGTGCAATGGGCGTACTACGCGCGCACTGCCCGCAGCGCCGCGCTGGTCGAACGCAAGAAGGAATACATCGAAGCGGCCACCGCGCTGGGCCTGTCGCCGCTGCGCATCATGCTGCGCCATCTGCTGCCGAATTGCCTGCCGCCGCTGATCGTGATCTCGGCGCTGCAAGTGGCGTCGGCCATTTCGCTCGAAGCCACGTTGTCCTTCCTTGGCCTGGGCTTGCCGGTCACCGAACCGTCGCTCGGCCTGCTGATTGCCAACGGCTTCCAGTACCTGTTATCCGGCAAATACTGGATCAGCTTTTTTCCGGGGATCGCCTTGCTGCTGACGGTGGTGGCGATCAATCTGGTGGCTGACCAATTGCGCGATGTGCTCAATCCGCGCCTGCAAACGCAATGAAAGAAGACACCGTGGTTCCTACTCTGAGCGTGTCGCATCTGCACACGCAATTCACGACACGCGCCGGCATCGTCAAGGCCGTCGACGATGTCTCGTTCTCGGTCATGCCGGGCCAGATCATGGGTCTGGTCGGCGAGTCCGGCTCCGGCAAATCGATGACCGGTTATTCGATCATGGGCTTGATCGACCCTCCCGGCAAAGTCACCGGGGGCTCGATCCTGCTGCAAGGCAGCGAGCTGCGCGGCATCCCGGCCGACGCGATGCGCAAGATACGCGGCGACCGCATCGCGATGATTTTCCAGGATCCGATGATGACCTTGAATCCGGTCCTGCGGATTGATACGCAAATGATGGAAGCGGTGCTCGCGCATCACGACGTCAGCAAGGACACCGCGCGCGCGATGTCGCGCGATGCGCTGGCGCGGGTCGGGATTCCGTCGCCTGACGAGCGACTGCTGGCGTATCCGCACCAGTTCTCCGGCGGCATGCGTCAGCGCGTGGCGATTGCGATTGCACTGCTCAACAAGCCCGACCTGATCATTTGCGACGAGCCGACCACCGCGCTTGATGTGACGATCCAGGGCCAGATCCTCTACGAGATGCAAAAGCTGTGCCGCGAGTCCGGCACCGCGCTGATCTGGATCACGCATGACCTGTCGGTGGTGGCCGGTCTGGCCGACACCGTTTGCGTCATGTATGCCGGAAAAATCGTCGAAAGCGGCACCGTCCGGCAAGTGCTGGAACAGCCGCGCCATCCGTACACGCATGGTCTGATCGGCTCAGCACCGTCGCGCAATCCGCGCGGCCAGCCCTTGCGCCAGATTCCCGGCATGACGCCGTCGCTACTGAATTTGCCGGGTGGTTGTGCGTTCCGTGAGCGCTGCGACCGGGCCAGCGTGGCATGTACCGAGTCGCCGCCGCTGGAACATGCCGATGGCCGCGCGCTGCGCTGCTTTCATCCGATCATCGAACTGGCTGAGGTGAACGCATGACCGATCCAGTCCAATCCATGCTGGAACTGCGTGGTGTCAGCAAGCGCTTCGTCAAATCGATCGATGCGGCGGCACGTATCGCCAATGTCTTCGGCGCTGGCATCAAGGAAGAAGTCGTGCATGCGGTCGATGAGGTCGACCTCGTGATCAATCGCGGTGAAGTGATCGGCCTGGTCGGTGAATCGGGTTGCGGCAAATCGACGCTGGGCCGGATGGCGGTCGGCTTGCACAGCCTGTCATCGGGGTCGCGGCGCTGGAAGGGCGAAGATATCGATGCGCTCGATCCGGCGCAGCGGCGCCTGAAGCAACTCGGCATCCAGATGATTTTTCAGGACCCGTATGCGTCGCTCAACCCGCGCATGCGTGTGCTCGATATCGTCGGCGAAGCGCCGGTCGCGCACAAGATGATCGCCGCGCGCGAGCAGGTCGATTACGTCGAAGACCTGCTGCAGCGGGTCGGCCTCGACCCGGCCGTGCTGCGGCGTTTTCCGCATCAGTTTTCCGGTGGCCAGCGCGCCCGTGTCGGGATCGCGCGGGCGCTGGCGGTGCGGCCCGAATTTCTGGTCTGCGATGAAGCCGTCGCGGCGCTGGATGTGTCGATTCAGGCGCAGGTATTGAACCTGTTCATCCGTCTGCGCGATGAGCTGAACCTGACTTACCTGTTTATTAGCCATGACCTCGGCGTGGTCCGGCATCTTTCCGATCGCGTCGTTATCATGTACCTCGGACGGGTGGTGGAATCGGCACCGGCGGACGCTGTGTTCAATCATGCGAACCATCCGTACACGCAGGCGCTGCTGGCGTCGGCACCGAAACTGGAAGTGCGCAAGACCGAATTTTTTGCAGTGCGTGGCGAGATTCCGTCGCCGCTCAATCCGCCCGATGGCTGCCACTTTCATCCACGCTGTCCGCATGCGATGCCGCGCTGCAGTGTCGAGAAACCGGCCTTGAAAGAAGTCGCGCCGGCACATTTTTCGGCCTGCCACCTGAACGATCAACCCTGAATTTTTGGAGGAAGACACCATGGATACCAAGCTTACGCAGCCCTCGGCTGAACTGATGGCAATGATCGAACGACTGGTCGGCTTTCCGACCGTCTCGCGCGATTCCAACCTGGGATTGATCGAATGGGTTCGTGATTATCTCGCCGGCATGGGCGTCACTTCGCGCCTGACCTATGACTCGACCGGCAAGAAAGCCAACTTGTTCGCCACCGCCGGCGGCGGCAGTCGTGCCGGACTGGTGCTGTCGGGTCACACCGATGTGGTGCCGGTCGATGGCCAGGCCTGGGACACTGATCCGTTCAAGGCGACCGTCGTGGGCGACAAGCTGTACGGCCGCGGCACCGCCGACATGAAAGGCTTCATCGCCAACGCCTTGCTGCTGGTTCCGAAGTACCTCGCCGCAAACACCGACGCACCGCTGCATATCGCGCTGTCGTATGACGAAGAAGTCGGTTGCATCGGGGTGCGCAGCCTGATCCAGGACCTCACCGAGATGGGCCTGAAAACCGCCGGCTGCATCGTCGGTGAACCGACCATGATGCAGCCGATCATTGCGCACAAGGGCACGCACCGTTTCCGCTGCTGCATCACCGGTCGCGAAGCGCATTCGAGCTACACCACGCAGGGTGTCAATTCGATCGAATATGCGGCGCGCATCATCGTTTATATCCGCCAGATGGCCGACCGGCTGGCGCAGCTGGAATCACGGGATTATTCGTTCACGGTGCCATTCACGACGCTGCAGACCGGCACCATCAAGGGCGGCATCGCCTCGAACATCGTGCCCAAGGATTGCGAATTCAATTTCGAGGCACGCACGATGCCGGGTGCGTCGGCCGACCGCTTGTACCAGGAGATTCAGGATTTTGCGGCAACGCTG comes from Actimicrobium sp. CCC2.4 and encodes:
- a CDS encoding ABC transporter permease, with amino-acid sequence MLVFIIRRLLQSLVVLLVMSLLVFVGVYAIGNPIDMLISPDADQMDRIRTIAAFGLDKPLWEQYFIFVKNALSGDMGNSFAFSTPALTLIFERMPATMELAVFAIVMSIGLGIPLGLWAGLRPNGIAGKSIMAVSILGFSLPTFWVGLMLIMVFAVQLGWLPSSGRGATTLLLGVPVSFLSVDGLRHLLMPAFNLALFNIALVIRLTRAGAQEALLQDYVKFARAKGLSSTRIIGVHVLKNILIPIVTVIALQFGSIIAFAIVTETVFAWPGMGKLIIDSIRFLDRPVIVAYLMLIVVIFIFINLVVDVVYSLLDPRVRLSDTKG
- a CDS encoding ABC transporter permease is translated as MENTPPQVAIETPFRRFVRNFFSSKIAAAGFILLAVIVLAALFAPWLSPQDPYDLSRLDVMDSRMAPGAESFSGNMTFLLGTDEQGRDMLSAILYGVRISVAVGVASTVIALLIGLTLGLLAGYSGGRTEAFIMRVADIQLSFPPILIALILLALTGPGVGKIIIALVAVQWAYYARTARSAALVERKKEYIEAATALGLSPLRIMLRHLLPNCLPPLIVISALQVASAISLEATLSFLGLGLPVTEPSLGLLIANGFQYLLSGKYWISFFPGIALLLTVVAINLVADQLRDVLNPRLQTQ
- a CDS encoding ABC transporter ATP-binding protein, producing MKEDTVVPTLSVSHLHTQFTTRAGIVKAVDDVSFSVMPGQIMGLVGESGSGKSMTGYSIMGLIDPPGKVTGGSILLQGSELRGIPADAMRKIRGDRIAMIFQDPMMTLNPVLRIDTQMMEAVLAHHDVSKDTARAMSRDALARVGIPSPDERLLAYPHQFSGGMRQRVAIAIALLNKPDLIICDEPTTALDVTIQGQILYEMQKLCRESGTALIWITHDLSVVAGLADTVCVMYAGKIVESGTVRQVLEQPRHPYTHGLIGSAPSRNPRGQPLRQIPGMTPSLLNLPGGCAFRERCDRASVACTESPPLEHADGRALRCFHPIIELAEVNA
- a CDS encoding ABC transporter ATP-binding protein encodes the protein MTDPVQSMLELRGVSKRFVKSIDAAARIANVFGAGIKEEVVHAVDEVDLVINRGEVIGLVGESGCGKSTLGRMAVGLHSLSSGSRRWKGEDIDALDPAQRRLKQLGIQMIFQDPYASLNPRMRVLDIVGEAPVAHKMIAAREQVDYVEDLLQRVGLDPAVLRRFPHQFSGGQRARVGIARALAVRPEFLVCDEAVAALDVSIQAQVLNLFIRLRDELNLTYLFISHDLGVVRHLSDRVVIMYLGRVVESAPADAVFNHANHPYTQALLASAPKLEVRKTEFFAVRGEIPSPLNPPDGCHFHPRCPHAMPRCSVEKPALKEVAPAHFSACHLNDQP
- the argE gene encoding acetylornithine deacetylase, producing MDTKLTQPSAELMAMIERLVGFPTVSRDSNLGLIEWVRDYLAGMGVTSRLTYDSTGKKANLFATAGGGSRAGLVLSGHTDVVPVDGQAWDTDPFKATVVGDKLYGRGTADMKGFIANALLLVPKYLAANTDAPLHIALSYDEEVGCIGVRSLIQDLTEMGLKTAGCIVGEPTMMQPIIAHKGTHRFRCCITGREAHSSYTTQGVNSIEYAARIIVYIRQMADRLAQLESRDYSFTVPFTTLQTGTIKGGIASNIVPKDCEFNFEARTMPGASADRLYQEIQDFAATLLPEMLRVEPNAVIAFEMLASAPGMSAEESDAIVQLAVGLSRNKPNGAVSYGTEAGLFHQSGIPSVICGPGDIEQAHRPNEFVALEQLAQCEQFMERLVESESVKPG